GTATACTCTTCAAAGTTTCTAATTTGCTTTATAATAAGAAACTTCGTCAGTGCTCACCAATCTCATTATCTTGCTTGCCTTGCTTGCAGACAATGCTGATTGGGATGGATGCTCCTATCTATGGAGAAAACAAGATGGCAACTATTAATCTTGGTGACCATATGGATGATGACTATATCATTGATGTATCATTTGATGATGATCATAATGAGGTCCGTGTTTGTTTTTCCTACTGCTTTTTTTAGCCTGTGCAATTAAGCAATTAAATGATTCTCAGGACAATCATTCATTTGCCTTTGTTACTATTAACAGATCGGTGATACAGAAATAACTGATACTCTTATAAAGTGGGGGATGCCAGATACATTGCGTTGGGTTCATCCAATGTATTTTGCAAAATGTTTGTCGAAGGTAaatattaataaattattttattgcttAATTTATTTAAGGAAGGGCATATGTTCCAATCACAATTTCCTACAATTATATGTTACTTTTGTGGGATTTAtggttgttattttttttttacttgtataattttttgagtgataattgaaggagaatcaaccTTAATAAAGCATCATGAGGAGTTATATCTGTTATTATAAGACAATATGCAACTGTTGAATGGTGCAAACTTGCAAAGATGTGGTGAACTCACATTATGGGGCGTTAGTCTAAATATATAAGTTTATATAGTTGATAACCCAACCACACATACATTTTATATATTACATTCAACTGCAACATTATGCAGTCCTTGTGCAGCCattaattataatttataactCTCATAGATTTACGAGACATCATAGATTGAAAACTTGTATATCACAAATTGAAAATATATGGTACTATGGTTGTTTGAAGCAGTCCATAAGATGCTTAGTAGATTGGATCTACATATATGGTGAATTTGACATTTAAACTGAATGTGTTTGCTTCTGAATTGCATAATGTTATTTAATTATTACTGGATAGTCTCCCTGTCATCATGATGTTGAGTAATAGCACTACTACTGCTTAGATATATTATTGCATAGCCAAAACCTTAACATAGTATGTGTGACATTGCATATGACTGCTTTGGTAAAGCAAAAGATGTGATTATGCTTCTTGCTCTCAGGTATTGAGAAAATCAATTTGGAAGACACAAAAGCCACATGTTATTCCATGCAATCACCAGCTTGGATAGTGCTAGTGTAGGCTTTATCTTTAATAAAGAGGTGACAGAGAAGTAAATTACAGTTCAAGACATTGAACATTGCGCACGAAAGTTTGTATGAGCAGTATCAAGTCTGGATAGATAATATATCTCACCAATAAATATGGTTAGAGATGGGCAAGGGCTGGTTCAAGGCCTATGAAGCGGGATTTGATCAATTTGGCCTTGGTTGGGTCAATAGATACTAGCTGAAGAGTCTTTGTTGTGGTTTGCAACCCTAACCTTTCTATTCATTTTCATCCTCCGCCTTtccccttctcctctcttctctcctcttcttaaATCCTTTTTCTTATCCTGTCCACTCTGCCTGCCTTGCAATGGACAAAATGGCCTTCCATTAGATGGGCTTGAGAAGCCATTAGGTGGTTAGTGAGTGATCAACGAGGGGAGGCAATTATTCTTGAAGTGGCCCAGgggctcttggaaagaaaatGGAACAAAAGCTATACCTGTTAACACTGTTCACGGATCGGAGAAAATTGGTATTGGATTGTTCAACTTCAAACCCGTATGGTTCAACTAGGATCAAACAACCTTGACATTAGTTAATCCCCAATTGGGTATAGACAATATCTTGGGAAATACTATCACATAAAAGTTTCTGCTAGATATGTCTTGATATGTAGATCAGATCTTGCGGTGGAACTTATCTTAGGAGAAGCTAATGTTGCATTGTAAATCTCAGAAGTTTGCATTATGAGCCTGGGACAATAGACTGATGCTTTATTATTATAACAGACCATGTTTGATGAACTGCAAAATGTATGCATTAAGAGTGGACTGTGACTCTTGTTGTTCATGAATCACGAGTACTGTATGTATGACATGTACACTAATATATGAGTTTTATGTACTAATTTCTGAGTTTTATGTCCATAGCTACAGGTAACTCTAACAtgtctttaaaaaaatattgggaAAACTCATTTCCCATGCACCGATCATCAGATCCTTCTTTTTTCGGTAAATTAGCAGTGTCTTTTATTGGGTGAATCATTAACCAAGATGCCACAAACAAATCCTGTAAAAAATGTTCTGCCTTGTTACTCAACTAGTCAGCATCATTAGTGTGATTTGGAAGATCTGCTAAAGTTTTGTTAGTAAATATGCTATTAAATCTGTCTTTTTACCATCATTTCCAATCTCCTTTACCATAAATAACCATACCTAAGAATGTGTTAAGTGGGCAATCGAGGATTTAATTCAAGTCCATTTTACCTTTCGCTTTTATAAGACACCTGTTATTCCTTTTCTAGCTTATTTTCTTACATGTCGAGGTCAACTTCACCATTCTTGTATCCTCGGCTGCTTGTAAGCCGCTCTAATTCTAAATGTCCTTTCATATTTTCATGTACATACATTACTAAGAATATATTTGCAAATATGAAGTCCTTGTTGCCTGATATGCTGATCTTTACAGTAATTGGTTTTGCTTGAGCGGATTAGATAACAAGTTGAAGTTCACTAGGAGACTGTTTTGAAATgctaaaaaataatagattattttcttcttttcaaggcaatgttgaaaatattttatttatacttcGGAAAACTGAAGATGATGAATATAGAATACATGTGCATGTGTAACAAAGGGTTTTAATAAAGATTACCATAAAATAAGGATCCGATTCATTTATGATACGAGTGATGACAAAACATATCATCTTGCATTCAGCACTACATGTTTTTCCAAGTAATGAATCCCAGTTCTTTTACTGTGAaaaattcctttttctttctgtaATTGTGTAGGCAGTTAATACCAAGCAGGAGAGGAAGATGGACCGGCCATCAAATGGCCTCTCTATTGTGGGATGTCTCAGACCTGCTTTTATAGATGAAGAATCTTATTTAAGGAGATTATTCCACAGTAATGATGGTGATGATTATATGTCAGATTGGAGAGGTATTTCATGCCCTGTTCTTAAATAATTAGTGGAATCATAGTGGAATCAAtatttaaatgaagataatgAAATCTGCAATCCCTATccccaaatcctgcagatgaatctgagaaagaagaagaacaagtggCTGGGACATATGACTTAGTTGGTAATGCAAAGTAACaaaattatttcttttctttgtcagaTGTCCCTTTTTCTTTGATAAATGATATATTTTTTGTATGTCCAGATGGTGAAATGTTGAGATTTAATTCCAAATATGATGGAGGCAACATTAGTTCAACTCTCTACAAATTGGAAATTATGTCAATGGAGCTACATTCTGTATATGGTGGCCAGGCAAGTTCCTTATATCCAGCAGTCAGATACTGAGATatgcttctatttttttatatccATCAAACAAATGACACCATGTAcctataaagaaaatttttacttGGTGGAGATTCACATTGGAATCTCTGGTGTTTTTTCCTCACCCAATTATTTTAATGGATGCAGTCCATGATTAGTCTGCAAGATTTTCAGGATGCTGAACCTGATGTTCTTGCACATTCTGCTTCGGCAATTATAGAACGCAGTAATGAGTATGGAGTGCAGTGCAATGCTGCTCTCAGATCCCTCTGTCGCAGGAGGAAGGGACTTGTTGTTGAGGTATATTTCTTGTTGCATAGTTCCCAATCTATATTTTGGTTTGAAAGAGATCCTCTGCTGTTCAGATGCTTGCCATTGACGGGAACATTTATTCTTTAGCTATAAATGGCATATCATTCCAACTGCCACTCAAATTCTGGCAGTTGGTTTAATAAAAATGTTATGCTGTCATCATTCGCTATATAGTTTGGAAGTACACAGCTTAGTTCTCTATTTAATTCAATTATAGTGCTGTAATGTCCTTAGGCTTGTCATTTAGGAACACTGTCCTTCTACAAAGGTGGATTTGACTTCTCTTTTTATTTAGTAGATGCTTTCGAGCTATACTTCTATTTAAGATATAGATGGATCTTTGCTGGCTAacccttgtttttttttaattttttaatcttaACCATAGTTCACATGGTTTTACAATTCTTTATCATTTTCTTACAATGCTTTGTTGGGATAAAAAGCACTACACTCAACTGATTGACCACAATCTgctctttctttttatgcagagaGCAAATCTGATCGGTGTCGACAGTCTTGGCATGGACGTAAGAGTGTTTTCTGGAATGGAAGCCCAAACTATTCGTTTTTCATTTAATGCTCGagtaaggttttttttttgaaaaaataaatattccATCCTCAAAAATCTAGATATTACATTCTTACTTATGTTCCCCTCGAATCCATGATGGATGATTGATTTAATAACAAATAGCTAACAAGAAACACAGGCATGGTTGCAGTGGTGGTTATCCCTTCTCGATGATAACATCCTTGACCTTATACTTCAATTTGCTTAGTCATTGGAGGTGCTATGTGTGAGATTTAAGTATCAGTGGCTTAAGTTGCATAATCATAAACAAGAAACCTGTTCCCATGAATGTGGATCCCACCTTCTGGATTCTTCTCCTCCATGGGTTCCCATCTTTGGTAAAGTTGAAATGTGTTCCGGTTGCCTTTTGCTACGTCCATCTACTTCTCTGTTCCAACGCTTCGATTTAATTGTAA
This window of the Phoenix dactylifera cultivar Barhee BC4 unplaced genomic scaffold, palm_55x_up_171113_PBpolish2nd_filt_p 000526F, whole genome shotgun sequence genome carries:
- the LOC103716228 gene encoding uncharacterized protein At3g49140 isoform X5, which encodes MAIGLVYLASSQCQFCNREGLCCSMSAGTTASWIKSPFDGRRGPDYSSISFKSRSLFFGSMQPYWLPTGQELSLSKVRVSADYSDSLPDSPRHVGNRGYHPLEEVKDHERNKDMLLTDVEIARTTVEANSKALLVFPGRVHSEPHGHVSWAEYQYVIDDYGDIFFEFFDDDNILQDRAANNPVTMLIGMDAPIYGENKMATINLGDHMDDDYIIDVSFDDDHNEIGDTEITDTLIKWGMPDTLRWVHPMYFAKCLSKAVNTKQERKMDRPSNGLSIVGCLRPAFIDEESYLRRLFHSNDGDDYMSDWRDESEKEEEQVAGTYDLVDGEMLRFNSKYDGGNISSTLYKLEIMSMELHSVYGGQDAEPDVLAHSASAIIERSNEYGVQCNAALRSLCRRRKGLVVERANLIGVDSLGMDVRVFSGMEAQTIRFSFNARATSESAAEKKIKRMLFPRYYRKKLRTPSDGVRDS
- the LOC103716228 gene encoding uncharacterized protein At3g49140 isoform X3 gives rise to the protein MAIGLVYLASSQCQFCNREGLCCSMSAGTTASWIKSPFDGRRGPDYSSISFKSRSLFFGSMQPYWLPTGQELSLSKVRVSADYSDSLPDSPRHVGNRGYHPLEEVKDHERNKDMLLTDVEIARTTVEANSKALLVFPGRVHSEPHGHVSWAEYQYVIDDYGDIFFEFFDDDNILQDRAANNPVTMLIGMDAPIYGENKMATINLGDHMDDDYIIDVSFDDDHNEIGDTEITDTLIKWGMPDTLRWVHPMYFAKCLSKAVNTKQERKMDRPSNGLSIVGCLRPAFIDEESYLRRLFHSNDGDDYMSDWRALSPNPADESEKEEEQVAGTYDLVDGEMLRFNSKYDGGNISSTLYKLEIMSMELHSVYGGQDAEPDVLAHSASAIIERSNEYGVQCNAALRSLCRRRKGLVVERANLIGVDSLGMDVRVFSGMEAQTIRFSFNARATSESAAEKKIKRMLFPRYYRKKLRTPSDGVRDS
- the LOC103716228 gene encoding uncharacterized protein At3g49140 isoform X6; protein product: MQPYWLPTGQELSLSKVRVSADYSDSLPDSPRHVGNRGYHPLEEVKDHERNKDMLLTDVEIARTTVEANSKALLVFPGRVHSEPHGHVSWAEYQYVIDDYGDIFFEFFDDDNILQDRAANNPVTMLIGMDAPIYGENKMATINLGDHMDDDYIIDVSFDDDHNEIGDTEITDTLIKWGMPDTLRWVHPMYFAKCLSKAVNTKQERKMDRPSNGLSIVGCLRPAFIDEESYLRRLFHSNDGDDYMSDWRALSPNPADESEKEEEQVAGTYDLVDGEMLRFNSKYDGGNISSTLYKLEIMSMELHSVYGGQSMISLQDFQDAEPDVLAHSASAIIERSNEYGVQCNAALRSLCRRRKGLVVERANLIGVDSLGMDVRVFSGMEAQTIRFSFNARATSESAAEKKIKRMLFPRYYRKKLRTPSDGVRDS
- the LOC103716228 gene encoding uncharacterized protein At3g49140 isoform X1, with amino-acid sequence MAIGLVYLASSQCQFCNREGLCCSMSAGTTASWIKSPFDGRRGPDYSSISFKSRSLFFGSMQPYWLPTGQELSLSKVRVSADYSDSLPDSPRHVGNRGYHPLEEVKDHERNKDMLLTDVEIARTTVEANSKALLVFPGRVHSEPHGHVSWAEYQYVIDDYGDIFFEFFDDDNILQDRAANNPVTMLIGMDAPIYGENKMATINLGDHMDDDYIIDVSFDDDHNEIGDTEITDTLIKWGMPDTLRWVHPMYFAKCLSKAVNTKQERKMDRPSNGLSIVGCLRPAFIDEESYLRRLFHSNDGDDYMSDWRALSPNPADESEKEEEQVAGTYDLVDGEMLRFNSKYDGGNISSTLYKLEIMSMELHSVYGGQSMISLQDFQDAEPDVLAHSASAIIERSNEYGVQCNAALRSLCRRRKGLVVERANLIGVDSLGMDVRVFSGMEAQTIRFSFNARATSESAAEKKIKRMLFPRYYRKKLRTPSDGVRDS
- the LOC103716228 gene encoding uncharacterized protein At3g49140 isoform X2; translation: MAIGLVYLASSQCQFCNREGLCCSMSAGTTASWIKSPFDGRRGPDYSSISFKSRSLFFGSMQPYWLPTGQELSLSKVRVSADYSDSLPDSPRHVGNRGYHPLEEVKDHERNKDMLLTDVEIARTTVEANSKALLVFPGRVHSEPHGHVSWAEYQYVIDDYGDIFFEFFDDDNILQDRAANNPVTMLIGMDAPIYGENKMATINLGDHMDDDYIIDVSFDDDHNEIGDTEITDTLIKWGMPDTLRWVHPMYFAKCLSKAVNTKQERKMDRPSNGLSIVGCLRPAFIDEESYLRRLFHSNDGDDYMSDWRDESEKEEEQVAGTYDLVDGEMLRFNSKYDGGNISSTLYKLEIMSMELHSVYGGQSMISLQDFQDAEPDVLAHSASAIIERSNEYGVQCNAALRSLCRRRKGLVVERANLIGVDSLGMDVRVFSGMEAQTIRFSFNARATSESAAEKKIKRMLFPRYYRKKLRTPSDGVRDS
- the LOC103716228 gene encoding uncharacterized protein At3g49140 isoform X4, with translation MAYLPCSCHSIISSRRYMGMNSGIDSVIVTSGFISFKSRSLFFGSMQPYWLPTGQELSLSKVRVSADYSDSLPDSPRHVGNRGYHPLEEVKDHERNKDMLLTDVEIARTTVEANSKALLVFPGRVHSEPHGHVSWAEYQYVIDDYGDIFFEFFDDDNILQDRAANNPVTMLIGMDAPIYGENKMATINLGDHMDDDYIIDVSFDDDHNEIGDTEITDTLIKWGMPDTLRWVHPMYFAKCLSKAVNTKQERKMDRPSNGLSIVGCLRPAFIDEESYLRRLFHSNDGDDYMSDWRALSPNPADESEKEEEQVAGTYDLVDGEMLRFNSKYDGGNISSTLYKLEIMSMELHSVYGGQSMISLQDFQDAEPDVLAHSASAIIERSNEYGVQCNAALRSLCRRRKGLVVERANLIGVDSLGMDVRVFSGMEAQTIRFSFNARATSESAAEKKIKRMLFPRYYRKKLRTPSDGVRDS